One Candidatus Eisenbacteria bacterium genomic window, GTCGCCGGATCGCAGACTTTCGTTCGCGGGATCGAGTCCCCTCCGCCCCCGTCGGGAGTGGAGATGATCGGCGGGGAACCGGAGGAAGCGGTCGCCGTCCTCGTGCGAAAAATCCTGGACGCCAAGGTCCTGTAGAAGGAGGTGGGAGAGATGGCGAACGCGATTTGGGTGATCGCGGAGGCGACTCCGGACGGAATCTCTCGCGCCACGAGAGAACTGGCGGGGCGCGCCGTCGAACTGGCGGGAGGGGATCCCTCGGCCGTGACTCTTCTCTTTCTCGGCGACGGGTCGGACGAGCGGGTGGCGAGGCTCGCGGAGGTCGGCGCCGGCCGTGTGCTGGTGCTGGACGATCCGGACCTGGCGACTTATCGGGTCGGTCCCTACACGGCGGCGATCGCCGGAGCGGTCCGCGACGGCGTCCCCGAGGCGATTCTCGTTCCGGCTTCCCTGAACGGACGGGAACTGGGCGCCTCGCTTGCCGTCGCCCTCGACACCGGCGTGGTACAGGAGTGCTACGCCGTGGAGAGAGAGGATGGACGGCTGGTCGGCGCGCGGGGTGTGTTCGGCGGCAACTTGACCGCGCGGATCGAGTGTCGCGGCGGCGATCCGGCGATCTTCACGGTCCGCCCCAAGGCCTATTCACCCGCCGAAGGAGGCGGCGCGGCGACCGTGGAGAAACGCGCTCCCGCCGCCGCTCCGGAGGGCTTGGTCGCGCGCGTGTTGGAACTGAAACCGCACCCGGGCGAGACGGTCCAGTTGGAGGAGGCGGATGTGATCGTCGCCGGAGGGCACGGTCTCGGCGGCGCCGAGGGATTCGGGCCGCTTCGCGAACTCGCCGCCGCTCTCGGCGGAGCCGTCGGCGCCTCCCGGTCCGCCGTCGACTCGGGCTGGATCGAGTACCCCCACCAGGTGGGACAGACCGGTAAGACGGTACAGCCGAAGCTTTACATCGCCTGCGGTATCTCCGGAGCGATCCAGCACATCGCCGGCATGCGGAACGCGGACGTGATCGTGGCGATCAACAAGGACCCGAACGCGCCGATTTTCAAGATGGCCGATTACGGGATCGTGGGGGATCTGTTCACCGTGGTGCCGCTTCTCACGCAAGCCTTCCGCGAGTCGCTGAAGAGCTGAAGCGGGGAAGGGGACTACTCCCCTCCGGGAAGAACCCAATCGGGAGGCGGGGCGTCGCCGTCCGGACCGACCGGCGGCGTCTCCGCCGCCCACCCCTTCAAGAGCGCCGCCAGCTCCGCCGTTTTCTCCGGCATGGCGGCGGCCAGGTTCCGGCTCTCCGAAGGGTCGTTCTCCAGATCGTACAGCTCGAACAGAGGCCGCTCCGCGCCGGGTGTGCGGATCAGCTTCCATCCCTCCAGACGAATCGATTGGAGCCTCCCCGCCAGGCCGGCGACGGGCCGCCGCTCGTTGTGCCGGAAGAGGAGGGAGGGGCCGGTTTCGGCGAAGAGGGGGAAACTCCGCGGGCGGCTCGGACGCTCCACCACCGGCATCAGGCTCCGGCCCTCGGCGTCGTAGGGCACGTCGAAGTGGAGCACGTCGAGGAGGGTGGGGGCGAGATCGATCAGACGGACTTGCGATTCGATCACCTGCCGGGGGAGGTTCGGGGCGCTCAGCAGGACCGGCACGTGGAGCGTGGGGTCGTAGAGAAACTCCCCGTGATCGAAGTGGTACCCGTGTTCGCCCAGGCTTTCCCCATGGGTGCCCGCCACCAGCAGGATCGAGTCGTGGATCCGATCCCGCTCCCGGAGCGCGGCGAGGATCCGCCCGATCCGCGTGTCCATGGCCCGGATCTCGCCGTCGTACAGATCGACGGCGCGCCGTCGATCCTCCTCGTCCAGAGGAACGAGATCGAAAACGCGGCATCCCGGCGTCGGCCGATAGAAGAAGCGGTCACGATAGGGTCCTTCGTAGTCCGGGTCTCCGAAGACGCGCTCCTCCGGCGCCGGCGCGTAGGGCATGACCGGGTCGTCGTAGTGGATCCAGAGAAAGAAGGGCCGTTTCTTCCGCTCCAGGATCCAACGAACCGCTTCGGAGGTCAGCGAGTCGGCGTCCGCTCCCGCCGCTTCACGGAAATGGCCGAATCCCTGGCCGAAGCCGGAGGAGCCCGGCGGTCCGGCGAGGACGGCAAAGCCCGCCGTGTCGTATCCGCGGTCCTCGAGAACTTCCGCCAGCGTGGCCTGCCCCGTGGGGAGGCCGTCCTCGGTCCGGCGCACGCCGGCCGCCGCCGGATAACGCCCGGTCAGGATCGACGCAAGGGAGGGGCGGCTGAGCGGCGCCGCCGAAAAAGCCCGCGTGAGGAGAATCCCTTCCCGGGCGAAACGATCCAGGTGGGGCGTGGTCGTTCGTTCGTATCCGAAAACGCCCATGTGGTCCGGCCGGATCCCGTCGACGGTGATGAGAACCACGTTTTGTCCGCGGGGAAAGTTCTTCGTCCAATTGATATAGGCGCCGCTGTTCGCGACGGCGAGCAGAAAAAGGGGGAGCAGGATCACCCGGAGGGAGCCGAAGGAGAGAATCGCCTGGAAGGCGGGGTAAATCTCGTGAAAGACCCGGGCCGCCGCCAGGGCCGCGAGGATCAGGAGAAAGCGACGACCTTGGAGGAAGAGCGCGCCGCCTCCCGTTTCCTCGCCGCCGCCGAAGAGGCCGCTCTGCGTGATCACCAGCAGGAGCCCGATGAGGAAGAGGATCGACGTGATCCGCCGGAAGGAGCGGGGCGCGACCCGGTAGAGCACGAAAAGGAGCACCGCGCACGCCGCGCCGACGAGGGTGAAACGGAAGAAGACGGCGTTCAACCGCTCCACGAAGAGAGAAACCGCCAGGTTGTGGAGCTTGTAGGTGCCCAGATGGTTGGTGGAGATGGCCGCCGCGCCGCTGATCACGCCGAAGACCGTCGCGGCCGCCGCCGTCAGGGAGAGCCCCGCCTTGAGATTCTTCCTCGACCGCTTGCTTCTTTGGGAACGCAGCATCGCCGCACCTCGGGTTCGAGACGTCGAGAGTCTAGCATAACCCCGGGTTCGGTATCATGCCCCGCGACGTCTCTTTCCCTTCCCATCGGAAGGAATCCCGTTGACGCGCCCGCCTATCCCGGCCTAGGATGCGGGGAGACGGCCCCTGAGAAAGGGGATGGCATATGGCGCGAACGGATAATCCGGAAGGTACGGAAAAAGTGGCTTCGATCATCGCAGAAGGATGCACGTTCAACGGCACGGTCAACGTCAGCGGGAACATCCGGGTCGACGGGCGGTTCGACGGAAAACTGATCGTCTCGGACACGCTGGTCATCGGGAAAACCGGTAAGGTCCGTGCGGAGGTGGAGACCAAGGTCGCCACCATCGCCGGGAACCTGAACGGAGAGATCCACGCCCGGGAGGGTGTGAAGCTCCAGGCCGGTTCCCACTTCGAGGGAAACATCTACACCAAGAACCTGGTCATCGAAGAGGGCGTATTCTTCGACGGCGGTTGTTGGCGTTCGGTGGAGGGAAAGGGGAAGGCGGAGAGCCGTCCCCAGCCGAAGCCGGAGAAGCAGGCCGCGCCCGCCGGCGCCCCGACAGGGGTGTCCGGACCGGGACGCTGACGGACCGTTTCGAGCAAGGGAGCGCGGATCGGTGGGGGCGGGCGGCGCGCGGCGCCGCGGGTCGGTCCCCGGATCCGCGCTTCCCTCTCTCCGGGCAGGCGCCGACCAGGCGCGGGGCGGGGGCGGAATGAAACGGGGCTTTGTTCAGATTTACACGGGCGACGGGAAGGGGAAGACCACCGCCGCTCTCGGTCTCGCCCTTCGCGCCTCGGGCCACGGACTCCGCGTGTACATCGGCCAGTTCATGAAGGGCCAAGTGTACGGCGAGAGGATCGCCTTGGAGGGGAACGACCGGATCGTTCTCGAGCCATACGGCGATCCGCGGTGCATCCGCCGTGAGGAGGTGACTCCGGAGCACGTGGAGCGCGCGCGGCGAGGTCTCGCCCGGGCTCGTGAGGCGATGGAGTCGGGCCGCTTCGACATCGTCGTTCTGGACGAGGCGAACGTGGCGGTCTGGTTCGGGCTGCTCGCCGTCGAGGACCTTCTCGATTTCCTCGATCACCGCCCGGAGGGGGTGGAGGTGGTTCTCACCGGAAGGAAGGCGCCGCCGGAGCTGATCGCTCGGGCGGACCTGGTCACGGAGATGCGCGAGATCAAGCACTACTACCGCGACGGCGTCACGGCGAGGGACGGCATCGAGCGATAACCCGGGCTACGGAAGAGGCGCGGAGCGGGCCGGACGCTCCGCCCGTCGGACGGAAAGCGAATGATGGAAGCAAAATGGCGCGCGGCGGTGGTGACGGTGAGCGACCGTGCTTCGCGGGGCGAGAGCGAGGACCGGAGCGGCCCGCTCGCAGCCCGGCTTCTGGAGGAAGCGGGGCTCGCCGTCGTCTCTCGAGCGCTCGTCCCCGATGAACGGGAGAGGATCGAGGAGACGCTCCGCGCTCTCGTCGATCGGGAACGCCCTCTTCTGGTCGTCACCGTAGGCGGCACCGGTTTCATGCCCAGGGACGTGACGCCCGAGGCGACCCTGGCGGTGATCGAGAAGCGAGCCCCCGGCGTGGAGGAAGAGATCCGCCGGTCGGGCGTCGCCAAGGGAGTGGTCCCCGCGCCGATCGGGCGGGGCGTCTCCGGTCTGGTGGGACGCACCTGGATCGTGAATCTGCCGGGGAGCATGGGGGCGGTGCGGGACGGGATGGAGGCGATCCGTCCCATCATCGATCACGCGCTGAAGCACCTCGGCGGGACGGGCGGTCACGACTGACCGACGCCCTCAGCCGGAAAGACCGGTTCGGCGATCCCCTCTTCCTCTCCGTCCCGCGGCAGGCGGATGGTGAAGACGCTTCCGCTCCCCGGACTCGAGTCCACCGACACCGACCCTTGCTGCCCCTCCATGATCTCCTTCACCAGGCTGAGACCGATCCCGGCGCCGCCGTGGGCCCGTGTTTCCGAACCGTCCACCTGTCGGAAGCGATCGAAGATGAGGGCGATCTCCTCCGGCGGGATTCCGTCGCCGGTGTCGGCGATGGAGAGGGTGACCTGATCCCCCTCCAGCCCGCTCGCGACGCGGACCCGCCCGTTCTTTTTGGAGAACTTGATCGCGTTGTCCATCAGGTTGCGCACCACCCGCTTCGTCCGATCCATGTCGAACCAGCTCTCGGGGAGCGCTTCCTTCAGGTCCAGCTGCAGGTCGAGATTCTTTTCTTCCATCTCGGGACGCAGCGCTTCGGTCACTTCCTGCACGAGCCGGTTGAGATCTCCCTTGCCCGGGCGAAGCTTGAAGGTGCGGTGGTCCATTTCCGAAAGGTCCATCACCTGCTCGATCAGATTGGAGAGCTTGCGGCCCGCCCGGAGAATCTGATCGATGAATTCCACCTGTTTCTCCCGGTCCACGTCGGGGTAGCGGAGGCATTCGGCGAAACCGATCACGGCGGTGAGGGGGGTGCGGAGCTCGTGGCCCATGTTGGAGAGGAACCGGCTTTTCATCCGGTCCAGCTCCTTCATGCGCTCGTTTCTCTCCTCCAGGGCGAGGTTCGCGTCGCGGAGCTCCCCGACCAGTTCGGCGTTGTCCATCACGATTCCGGCCAGATCGAGGATGGACCGGAGCATCTGTTTTTCGAAGGGAGAGAAGGAGTCCTGCCGGATCCGATCGCCGAGCAGGAGGATGCCGTTCAACTTGCCGTTTCCCCGGATCGGCGCGGCGAGGCGGATTCGACGGTCGATGAGAAAGCGGACCGCTTCCCGCTCCCGCTCCGGAAGTCCCTCCTCGCGGAGAGGAACCGGTTCACGGGCGACGCGGAGGCGGCGGGCGAAAACGCCGGAGAGGCGGATGTCGAGCCGGTCCCGGATCTCTCCCTCGCGGAGGCCGCGGGCCACCACCTCGAATCGGTCTTCTTCGCCGTCGCGGGCGAGGAGAATCGCCCGGGAGACGGAGAAGAGCCCCATCGCCGTGAGCAGGAGAAAGTCGTCGATCCGGCGGCGGTCCCGCACCATGACCAGCGAGCGGGTCAGCTCTAAAAGGGTTTCGAGCCCGTAGATCCGCTTCTGCAACGTCGCCGCGTCGGGCCCGTCCAGGATTGCTTCGGGGTGCGGCTCGGCCATCGGCGTTTCCTCCTCAGATCCCGCCGGCGGTCTCGGCCGCCGTCAGGCGCTCGAGCGCGTCCGCGTCGTTGTCACCGATTTCGAGGAACTCGGTCACGTTCAGCACGTCGAAGATGCGGAGCACCGGAGCGGGGACGCGCAGGAAGACCACGCCCCCCTCGCCGCGCATCTCCTCCACCAGGGAGAGAAAGATGCCGATCCCCGCGGAGCCGATGAAAGAGAGCCCGCCCAGATCCACGAGGAAGCGGGTCGTCCCCTCCGCCCGGGCGCCGTCGATCGCCGCGATCGCCTCCGGAAGCCCTTCCGCGTCGAAGCGGCCCTGGAGGACGAGGCGGGTCACCGGCGGGTCCCGGTGAACGGTCTCCGCGGTGAGCCGAAAGTTCGTCTGTTCCGGGTTCATGCCACGTCCCCCCCGAGCCGGCCGCCCGGCCCGTTTCGCCGCGGGCGGTCTCGGTCAAAATATTTGATGAGTAGAAGATTGTTTTCCCCTCGAGGCGTTCTCCGATAGCGGACCAGGTCCATGGAGCGGCGGATGATCTGGATTCCGAAGCCGCGCCCGCGGAGCCGGATCAGCGGATCGTTTATATCCGGCGGCGGGATCCTCTCCGGATCCACGCCCTCGCCGTGGTCGGTGAAGGAGAGAACCGCCCGTTCCCGGTCCATCCGCGCACGCACGGTGATCCGGGCCGAGCCGTCGAAGTGGTAGGCGTGCTCGATGATGTTGAGACAGGTTTCGTACGCGGCGATCTCCACGCGGTGGATCTCGTCCGGAGACAGGCCGCGCCGTT contains:
- a CDS encoding MogA/MoaB family molybdenum cofactor biosynthesis protein; translation: MEAKWRAAVVTVSDRASRGESEDRSGPLAARLLEEAGLAVVSRALVPDERERIEETLRALVDRERPLLVVTVGGTGFMPRDVTPEATLAVIEKRAPGVEEEIRRSGVAKGVVPAPIGRGVSGLVGRTWIVNLPGSMGAVRDGMEAIRPIIDHALKHLGGTGGHD
- a CDS encoding ATP-binding protein, with product MSNATEATCRDAVLPEADRYPFPPRQDGGWFRLEIPARIDAVGPLCAFLTLLAERRGLSPDEIHRVEIAAYETCLNIIEHAYHFDGSARITVRARMDRERAVLSFTDHGEGVDPERIPPPDINDPLIRLRGRGFGIQIIRRSMDLVRYRRTPRGENNLLLIKYFDRDRPRRNGPGGRLGGDVA
- a CDS encoding electron transfer flavoprotein subunit alpha/FixB family protein yields the protein MANAIWVIAEATPDGISRATRELAGRAVELAGGDPSAVTLLFLGDGSDERVARLAEVGAGRVLVLDDPDLATYRVGPYTAAIAGAVRDGVPEAILVPASLNGRELGASLAVALDTGVVQECYAVEREDGRLVGARGVFGGNLTARIECRGGDPAIFTVRPKAYSPAEGGGAATVEKRAPAAAPEGLVARVLELKPHPGETVQLEEADVIVAGGHGLGGAEGFGPLRELAAALGGAVGASRSAVDSGWIEYPHQVGQTGKTVQPKLYIACGISGAIQHIAGMRNADVIVAINKDPNAPIFKMADYGIVGDLFTVVPLLTQAFRESLKS
- a CDS encoding STAS domain-containing protein; this translates as MNPEQTNFRLTAETVHRDPPVTRLVLQGRFDAEGLPEAIAAIDGARAEGTTRFLVDLGGLSFIGSAGIGIFLSLVEEMRGEGGVVFLRVPAPVLRIFDVLNVTEFLEIGDNDADALERLTAAETAGGI
- a CDS encoding HAMP domain-containing histidine kinase, whose translation is MAEPHPEAILDGPDAATLQKRIYGLETLLELTRSLVMVRDRRRIDDFLLLTAMGLFSVSRAILLARDGEEDRFEVVARGLREGEIRDRLDIRLSGVFARRLRVAREPVPLREEGLPEREREAVRFLIDRRIRLAAPIRGNGKLNGILLLGDRIRQDSFSPFEKQMLRSILDLAGIVMDNAELVGELRDANLALEERNERMKELDRMKSRFLSNMGHELRTPLTAVIGFAECLRYPDVDREKQVEFIDQILRAGRKLSNLIEQVMDLSEMDHRTFKLRPGKGDLNRLVQEVTEALRPEMEEKNLDLQLDLKEALPESWFDMDRTKRVVRNLMDNAIKFSKKNGRVRVASGLEGDQVTLSIADTGDGIPPEEIALIFDRFRQVDGSETRAHGGAGIGLSLVKEIMEGQQGSVSVDSSPGSGSVFTIRLPRDGEEEGIAEPVFPAEGVGQS
- a CDS encoding sulfatase, which produces MLRSQRSKRSRKNLKAGLSLTAAAATVFGVISGAAAISTNHLGTYKLHNLAVSLFVERLNAVFFRFTLVGAACAVLLFVLYRVAPRSFRRITSILFLIGLLLVITQSGLFGGGEETGGGALFLQGRRFLLILAALAAARVFHEIYPAFQAILSFGSLRVILLPLFLLAVANSGAYINWTKNFPRGQNVVLITVDGIRPDHMGVFGYERTTTPHLDRFAREGILLTRAFSAAPLSRPSLASILTGRYPAAAGVRRTEDGLPTGQATLAEVLEDRGYDTAGFAVLAGPPGSSGFGQGFGHFREAAGADADSLTSEAVRWILERKKRPFFLWIHYDDPVMPYAPAPEERVFGDPDYEGPYRDRFFYRPTPGCRVFDLVPLDEEDRRRAVDLYDGEIRAMDTRIGRILAALRERDRIHDSILLVAGTHGESLGEHGYHFDHGEFLYDPTLHVPVLLSAPNLPRQVIESQVRLIDLAPTLLDVLHFDVPYDAEGRSLMPVVERPSRPRSFPLFAETGPSLLFRHNERRPVAGLAGRLQSIRLEGWKLIRTPGAERPLFELYDLENDPSESRNLAAAMPEKTAELAALLKGWAAETPPVGPDGDAPPPDWVLPGGE
- a CDS encoding cob(I)yrinic acid a,c-diamide adenosyltransferase, coding for MKRGFVQIYTGDGKGKTTAALGLALRASGHGLRVYIGQFMKGQVYGERIALEGNDRIVLEPYGDPRCIRREEVTPEHVERARRGLARAREAMESGRFDIVVLDEANVAVWFGLLAVEDLLDFLDHRPEGVEVVLTGRKAPPELIARADLVTEMREIKHYYRDGVTARDGIER
- a CDS encoding polymer-forming cytoskeletal protein, translating into MARTDNPEGTEKVASIIAEGCTFNGTVNVSGNIRVDGRFDGKLIVSDTLVIGKTGKVRAEVETKVATIAGNLNGEIHAREGVKLQAGSHFEGNIYTKNLVIEEGVFFDGGCWRSVEGKGKAESRPQPKPEKQAAPAGAPTGVSGPGR